From Topomyia yanbarensis strain Yona2022 chromosome 1, ASM3024719v1, whole genome shotgun sequence, one genomic window encodes:
- the LOC131677091 gene encoding serine-rich adhesin for platelets isoform X3 has product MYRYVLIYTLMNTPRMMPFIAHNIIFFLLVLLPVMVQLKPANISTDSASGVSSSVAEDRADFMRAKRSGLSLVSGLKSTLLSGIGRASASLAASSSGSASSSLASHASGGVLGGASGGSSSAGHSYEKPHEDSHFDGWSLKKSILNTLFQAVKAITGGITILKGQLIKGSGYAVSGLGKVVAAGGDAVSDVGKKITSSAHLVPSSHSIHPFAKLSGSLSSGSTGLVSSASSSSSGSSSSSGHHTGPSSESFTSYESAGNYGHDSHGSVSAPSAAAYLPPKTTTYYKTPLTSYGTEIESVAYPMTAYYLQKPGKPNVVEASDVLREILKQKVPTGMGHSYNSYQSTGPMKYEKKVVSQHTIPNDPYPPPFRPLKNNDFLSQLYGVPHGPIDTVTHSQSITTSFGASQNSPYIDETESLFPPSFDIYRSMSVKNAADQTDDSHVHQQQLRDLTQKLGPGIEVQKSLAYELEDNSRSTKLTSTEQDANRRLSDKREVSKPTNSSAASQESTKRKH; this is encoded by the exons ATTATATTCTTCTTACTGGTGCTGCTGCCGGTGATGGTACAGCTCAAACCAGCAAACATCTCAACCGATTCAGCCAGCGGTGTCTCATCGAGTGTAGCTGAAGATCGGGCTGACTTCATGAGAGCTAAGCGTTCCGGTCTGAGTCTCGTTTCCGGTCTCAAAAGC ACACTGCTATCGGGGATTGGACGAGCCTCGGCTTCGTTAGCGGCCAGCAGCAGCGGGTCGGCTTCCTCTTCACTCGCTTCGCACGCTTCTGGTGGGGTGTTAGGTGGGGCATCGGGTGGGTCTTCGAGTGCGGGACACTCGTATGAAAAACCTCAC GAGGACTCCCACTTCGACGGTTGGAGCTTGAAAAAATCAATACTAAACACACTGTTCCAGGCGGTGAAAGCCATCACCGGTGGTATAACGATTCTGAAGGGCCAGCTCATCAAAGGCTCCGGGTACGCAGTAAGCGGCTTGGGTAAAGTGGTCGCCGCCGGAGGAGATGCCGTATCGGACGTAGGCAAGAAGATTACATCATCCGCACATCTCGTGCCGTCCTCCCACTCAATTCACCCGTTCGCCAAATTGAGCGGCTCGCTGTCATCGGGCTCGACGGGTTTGGTTTCCTCTGCATCCTCTTCGTCCTCGGGCTCTTCGTCATCGTCTGGACATCACACTGGACCATCAAGCGAAA GTTTCACGAGTTACGAATCCGCCGGGAATTACGGCCACGACTCCCACGGTTCCGTCAGTGCCCCTTCAGCAGCTGCATACCTGCCACCAAAGACGACGACCTACTACAAAACACCACTGACATCGTACGGTACCGAAATCGAATCCGTTG CTTATCCGATGACAGCGTATTACTTGCAAAAGCCCGGAAAACCAAACGTCGTAGAGGCATCTGATGTACTGAGGGAAATATTGAAACAAAAAGTACCGACCGGGATGGGGCACAGCTACAACAGTTACCAGTCGACAGGTCCGATGAAATATGAGAAGAAGGTCGTTTCCCAACACACCATCCCGAATGATCCCTATCCTCCACCATTCCGACCGCTGAAGAACAACGATTTCCTGTCACAACTGTACGGTGTACCCCATGGTCCTATTGACACTGTTACTCACTCCCAGTCGATCACGACATCCTTCGGTGCCTCGCAGAACTCACCCTACATAGATGAAACTGAATCCCTGTTTCCACCTTCCTTTGACATCTACCGATCCATGAGCGTTAAAAATGCCG CCGATCAAACAGACGATTCACATGTTCACCAACAGCAACTACGTGACCTCACCCAGAAGCTAGGTCCTGGAATTGAGGTACAAAAGTCTTTAGCCTACGAACTTGAGGATAATTCCCGATCTACCAAGCTTACATCGACTGAACAAGACGCAAACCGACGGTTAAGTGACAAACGAGAGGTTAGTAAACCGACCAACAGCAGTGCTGCCAGTCAAGAATCAACAAAGCGAAAACATTAA
- the LOC131677091 gene encoding serine-rich adhesin for platelets isoform X1: MYRYVLIYTLMNTPRMMPFIAHNIIFFLLVLLPVMVQLKPANISTDSASGVSSSVAEDRADFMRAKRSGLSLVSGLKSTLLSGIGRASASLAASSSGSASSSLASHASGGVLGGASGGSSSAGHSYEKPHEDSHFDGWSLKKSILNTLFQAVKAITGGITILKGQLIKGSGYAVSGLGKVVAAGGDAVSDVGKKITSSAHLVPSSHSIHPFAKLSGSLSSGSTGLVSSASSSSSGSSSSSGHHTGPSSESFTSYESAGNYGHDSHGSVSAPSAAAYLPPKTTTYYKTPLTSYGTEIESVAYPMTAYYLQKPGKPNVVEASDVLREILKQKVPTGMGHSYNSYQSTGPMKYEKKVVSQHTIPNDPYPPPFRPLKNNDFLSQLYGVPHGPIDTVTHSQSITTSFGASQNSPYIDETESLFPPSFDIYRSMSVKNAGKKQNTISETYSSQVDPRSKTSHDSSVVHPSTNSVSLYLSPPKPTALTADQTDDSHVHQQQLRDLTQKLGPGIEVQKSLAYELEDNSRSTKLTSTEQDANRRLSDKREVSKPTNSSAASQESTKRKH; the protein is encoded by the exons ATTATATTCTTCTTACTGGTGCTGCTGCCGGTGATGGTACAGCTCAAACCAGCAAACATCTCAACCGATTCAGCCAGCGGTGTCTCATCGAGTGTAGCTGAAGATCGGGCTGACTTCATGAGAGCTAAGCGTTCCGGTCTGAGTCTCGTTTCCGGTCTCAAAAGC ACACTGCTATCGGGGATTGGACGAGCCTCGGCTTCGTTAGCGGCCAGCAGCAGCGGGTCGGCTTCCTCTTCACTCGCTTCGCACGCTTCTGGTGGGGTGTTAGGTGGGGCATCGGGTGGGTCTTCGAGTGCGGGACACTCGTATGAAAAACCTCAC GAGGACTCCCACTTCGACGGTTGGAGCTTGAAAAAATCAATACTAAACACACTGTTCCAGGCGGTGAAAGCCATCACCGGTGGTATAACGATTCTGAAGGGCCAGCTCATCAAAGGCTCCGGGTACGCAGTAAGCGGCTTGGGTAAAGTGGTCGCCGCCGGAGGAGATGCCGTATCGGACGTAGGCAAGAAGATTACATCATCCGCACATCTCGTGCCGTCCTCCCACTCAATTCACCCGTTCGCCAAATTGAGCGGCTCGCTGTCATCGGGCTCGACGGGTTTGGTTTCCTCTGCATCCTCTTCGTCCTCGGGCTCTTCGTCATCGTCTGGACATCACACTGGACCATCAAGCGAAA GTTTCACGAGTTACGAATCCGCCGGGAATTACGGCCACGACTCCCACGGTTCCGTCAGTGCCCCTTCAGCAGCTGCATACCTGCCACCAAAGACGACGACCTACTACAAAACACCACTGACATCGTACGGTACCGAAATCGAATCCGTTG CTTATCCGATGACAGCGTATTACTTGCAAAAGCCCGGAAAACCAAACGTCGTAGAGGCATCTGATGTACTGAGGGAAATATTGAAACAAAAAGTACCGACCGGGATGGGGCACAGCTACAACAGTTACCAGTCGACAGGTCCGATGAAATATGAGAAGAAGGTCGTTTCCCAACACACCATCCCGAATGATCCCTATCCTCCACCATTCCGACCGCTGAAGAACAACGATTTCCTGTCACAACTGTACGGTGTACCCCATGGTCCTATTGACACTGTTACTCACTCCCAGTCGATCACGACATCCTTCGGTGCCTCGCAGAACTCACCCTACATAGATGAAACTGAATCCCTGTTTCCACCTTCCTTTGACATCTACCGATCCATGAGCGTTAAAAATGCCGGTAAGAAACAAAACACCATCTCTGAAACCTATTCCAGTCAAGTCGATCCTCGATCGAAAACGAGTCACGATAGCTCGGTTGTCCATCCAAGTACTAACTCTGTTTCCCTGTACCTATCCCCACCGAAACCGACCGCACTGACAGCCGATCAAACAGACGATTCACATGTTCACCAACAGCAACTACGTGACCTCACCCAGAAGCTAGGTCCTGGAATTGAGGTACAAAAGTCTTTAGCCTACGAACTTGAGGATAATTCCCGATCTACCAAGCTTACATCGACTGAACAAGACGCAAACCGACGGTTAAGTGACAAACGAGAGGTTAGTAAACCGACCAACAGCAGTGCTGCCAGTCAAGAATCAACAAAGCGAAAACATTAA
- the LOC131677091 gene encoding serine-rich adhesin for platelets isoform X2: MKIIFFLLVLLPVMVQLKPANISTDSASGVSSSVAEDRADFMRAKRSGLSLVSGLKSTLLSGIGRASASLAASSSGSASSSLASHASGGVLGGASGGSSSAGHSYEKPHEDSHFDGWSLKKSILNTLFQAVKAITGGITILKGQLIKGSGYAVSGLGKVVAAGGDAVSDVGKKITSSAHLVPSSHSIHPFAKLSGSLSSGSTGLVSSASSSSSGSSSSSGHHTGPSSESFTSYESAGNYGHDSHGSVSAPSAAAYLPPKTTTYYKTPLTSYGTEIESVAYPMTAYYLQKPGKPNVVEASDVLREILKQKVPTGMGHSYNSYQSTGPMKYEKKVVSQHTIPNDPYPPPFRPLKNNDFLSQLYGVPHGPIDTVTHSQSITTSFGASQNSPYIDETESLFPPSFDIYRSMSVKNAGKKQNTISETYSSQVDPRSKTSHDSSVVHPSTNSVSLYLSPPKPTALTADQTDDSHVHQQQLRDLTQKLGPGIEVQKSLAYELEDNSRSTKLTSTEQDANRRLSDKREVSKPTNSSAASQESTKRKH, from the exons ATTATATTCTTCTTACTGGTGCTGCTGCCGGTGATGGTACAGCTCAAACCAGCAAACATCTCAACCGATTCAGCCAGCGGTGTCTCATCGAGTGTAGCTGAAGATCGGGCTGACTTCATGAGAGCTAAGCGTTCCGGTCTGAGTCTCGTTTCCGGTCTCAAAAGC ACACTGCTATCGGGGATTGGACGAGCCTCGGCTTCGTTAGCGGCCAGCAGCAGCGGGTCGGCTTCCTCTTCACTCGCTTCGCACGCTTCTGGTGGGGTGTTAGGTGGGGCATCGGGTGGGTCTTCGAGTGCGGGACACTCGTATGAAAAACCTCAC GAGGACTCCCACTTCGACGGTTGGAGCTTGAAAAAATCAATACTAAACACACTGTTCCAGGCGGTGAAAGCCATCACCGGTGGTATAACGATTCTGAAGGGCCAGCTCATCAAAGGCTCCGGGTACGCAGTAAGCGGCTTGGGTAAAGTGGTCGCCGCCGGAGGAGATGCCGTATCGGACGTAGGCAAGAAGATTACATCATCCGCACATCTCGTGCCGTCCTCCCACTCAATTCACCCGTTCGCCAAATTGAGCGGCTCGCTGTCATCGGGCTCGACGGGTTTGGTTTCCTCTGCATCCTCTTCGTCCTCGGGCTCTTCGTCATCGTCTGGACATCACACTGGACCATCAAGCGAAA GTTTCACGAGTTACGAATCCGCCGGGAATTACGGCCACGACTCCCACGGTTCCGTCAGTGCCCCTTCAGCAGCTGCATACCTGCCACCAAAGACGACGACCTACTACAAAACACCACTGACATCGTACGGTACCGAAATCGAATCCGTTG CTTATCCGATGACAGCGTATTACTTGCAAAAGCCCGGAAAACCAAACGTCGTAGAGGCATCTGATGTACTGAGGGAAATATTGAAACAAAAAGTACCGACCGGGATGGGGCACAGCTACAACAGTTACCAGTCGACAGGTCCGATGAAATATGAGAAGAAGGTCGTTTCCCAACACACCATCCCGAATGATCCCTATCCTCCACCATTCCGACCGCTGAAGAACAACGATTTCCTGTCACAACTGTACGGTGTACCCCATGGTCCTATTGACACTGTTACTCACTCCCAGTCGATCACGACATCCTTCGGTGCCTCGCAGAACTCACCCTACATAGATGAAACTGAATCCCTGTTTCCACCTTCCTTTGACATCTACCGATCCATGAGCGTTAAAAATGCCGGTAAGAAACAAAACACCATCTCTGAAACCTATTCCAGTCAAGTCGATCCTCGATCGAAAACGAGTCACGATAGCTCGGTTGTCCATCCAAGTACTAACTCTGTTTCCCTGTACCTATCCCCACCGAAACCGACCGCACTGACAGCCGATCAAACAGACGATTCACATGTTCACCAACAGCAACTACGTGACCTCACCCAGAAGCTAGGTCCTGGAATTGAGGTACAAAAGTCTTTAGCCTACGAACTTGAGGATAATTCCCGATCTACCAAGCTTACATCGACTGAACAAGACGCAAACCGACGGTTAAGTGACAAACGAGAGGTTAGTAAACCGACCAACAGCAGTGCTGCCAGTCAAGAATCAACAAAGCGAAAACATTAA